Proteins encoded together in one uncultured Desulfosarcina sp. window:
- the rplK gene encoding 50S ribosomal protein L11 — MAKKVMAQIKLQVEAGKANPSPPIGPALGQHGVNIMDFCKAFNARTANDAGMIIPVVITVFQDRSFTFITKTPPAAVLLKKAAKVAKGAGDPKRDRVGSVTKAQVEEIAKIKMEDLNANDLAAACKIIGGTARSMGIEIK, encoded by the coding sequence ATGGCTAAAAAGGTAATGGCTCAAATCAAGCTTCAAGTTGAAGCAGGCAAGGCGAACCCGTCTCCTCCCATCGGCCCGGCGCTCGGGCAGCATGGTGTCAATATCATGGATTTTTGCAAGGCGTTCAATGCACGAACGGCTAACGACGCAGGTATGATCATCCCTGTGGTCATCACCGTTTTCCAGGATCGCTCGTTTACCTTTATCACCAAAACGCCGCCGGCCGCCGTCCTTTTAAAAAAGGCCGCCAAAGTGGCCAAGGGTGCAGGCGACCCCAAAAGGGATCGTGTGGGCAGCGTCACCAAGGCCCAGGTCGAGGAGATTGCAAAAATTAAAATGGAAGACCTTAACGCCAACGATCTGGCGGCTGCCTGTAAGATTATCGGCGGAACCGCCCGGAGCATGGGGATCGAAATAAAATAG
- the rpoB gene encoding DNA-directed RNA polymerase subunit beta, giving the protein MSKRPTANKRIRKSFGKIKKIVEIPDLIGMQRDSYQRFLQMNVAPEKREDIGLQAVFKSVFPIKDFTGSASLEFVSYRFAEIKHSEEECVHRGMTYELPVRITVRLVVYDLDKDTGVSNIRDIKEQEIYFGTIPLMTDKGTFIINGTERVVVSQLHRSSGVFFDHDKGKSHSSGKIIYSSRIIPVRGSWIDLEIDPKDIVYIRIDRRRKFPVTVLFKAFGYSTEDLLGYFYNTEKITFEKKEYYREVAPNVLKGTRASKDVIDPETGDVIVKKGRMFTQRALKQMAGKIPRVPIEREDLLDKAVAFSIADPQTGAVLAQAGDVIDETLLKQLEDAGIEVFELLFIDAASSSDSIRKTLLLDKVANKEEALIEIYRLLRPGNPATPEVAQDFLDHLFFKSAYYDLSGVGRLKINLRLGIDTPVNVRTLRKEDILLTTKTLIELRDTQGVVDDIDHLGNRRVRAVGELLENQYRIGLVRMERAIKERMSLQEVDALMPHDLVNPKPVSAVVKEFFGTSQLSQFMDKTNPLSETTHKRRLSALGPGGLTRERAGFEVRDVHPSHYGRICPIETPEGPNIGLIVSLSTYAKVNDFGFIETPYRVVEDATVSKDVKFLSAFEEKDHPIAQANAPIDENSQYINPTVTSRVAGELMMVEREKIELMDISPNQLVSVSASLIPFLENDDANRALMGSNMQRQAVPLIKAEAPLVGTGIEGVVARDSGVTIVASRDGEVVDVDASRIVLRHDTSEADNDKQVTIYNLHKFVRSNQNTCFNQRPMVKKGQFVKAGEIIADGPATEQGELALGKNVTVAFMPWGGYNFEDSILVSERLVRDGVYTSVHIEEFEVVARDTKLGKEEVTRDIPNVGEEALKNLDDSGIIRLGAEVKQGDILVGKITPKGETQLSPEEKLLRAIFGEKAGDVKDTSLRVPPGVEGIVIDAKIFSRRGVDKDERTRAIESAEMAAMEKNKNDEIKIIGESVRSRLESLLDGQKISVALKKGKKVLLAKNAAIQPGSLAEIPVADLEGLLFDDAVLTEKVHQVLDAYRARVARCQEEFEARLGRFERGDELPPGVIKMVKVYVAMKRKLSVGDKMAGRHGNKGVVSRILPIEDMPYFANGNPVDMVLNPLGVPSRMNVGQILEIHLGLAAKGLGDQLNALIEENKAQDLRRKLDAIFEGAAGNLKKMSDEDVMDFAAFYRGGVHMATPVFDGAKEEEIKKLLTEAGLSSTGQTTLYDGHTGEAFKEKITVGTMYMLKLHHLVDDKIHARSIGPYSLVTQQPLGGKAQFGGQRLGEMEVWAMEAYGAAHALQEFLTVKSDDMAGRTRMYEKIVKGQNVLEPGIPESFKVLTKELQSLGLDVTLLEE; this is encoded by the coding sequence ATGTCGAAAAGACCAACGGCGAACAAGAGAATTCGAAAAAGCTTTGGCAAAATCAAGAAAATTGTAGAAATCCCCGACCTGATCGGAATGCAGCGCGATTCCTATCAGCGATTTCTACAAATGAACGTGGCTCCCGAAAAACGGGAAGACATCGGTTTGCAGGCGGTTTTCAAGTCCGTATTTCCCATCAAGGATTTTACGGGCAGTGCTTCTCTGGAGTTTGTGTCTTATCGATTTGCCGAGATCAAGCATAGCGAGGAAGAGTGCGTCCATCGCGGGATGACTTACGAGTTGCCGGTGCGCATCACCGTGCGCCTGGTGGTCTACGATTTGGACAAAGACACCGGCGTGTCCAATATCAGAGACATCAAGGAGCAGGAGATCTATTTCGGTACCATTCCATTGATGACCGACAAGGGAACGTTCATCATCAATGGAACCGAGCGCGTTGTCGTCAGCCAGTTGCACCGTTCGTCAGGCGTCTTTTTCGACCACGACAAGGGTAAGAGCCATTCCAGCGGAAAAATTATTTACAGTTCCCGCATTATCCCGGTGCGGGGGTCGTGGATCGACCTGGAAATCGATCCCAAGGATATCGTTTACATCCGGATCGACCGCCGTCGGAAATTTCCCGTCACCGTATTGTTCAAAGCCTTCGGGTATTCCACGGAGGATCTTTTGGGCTATTTTTACAATACCGAGAAAATCACTTTCGAAAAGAAAGAATACTACCGGGAGGTCGCCCCGAACGTATTGAAGGGCACGCGGGCCAGCAAGGACGTTATCGATCCGGAAACCGGAGATGTCATCGTTAAGAAGGGTCGCATGTTCACCCAGCGGGCCCTCAAGCAGATGGCGGGAAAAATTCCCCGGGTTCCCATCGAGCGCGAGGATTTGCTCGACAAAGCCGTTGCCTTTTCAATTGCCGATCCGCAGACCGGGGCGGTGCTTGCCCAAGCCGGCGATGTCATTGACGAAACGCTGCTGAAGCAGTTGGAAGATGCCGGCATTGAAGTCTTCGAACTGCTTTTCATCGATGCGGCCTCCAGCAGTGACTCCATCCGCAAAACCCTGCTTTTGGACAAGGTTGCCAACAAGGAGGAGGCGCTGATCGAGATCTACCGGCTGCTGCGACCGGGAAACCCGGCCACCCCCGAAGTGGCCCAGGATTTTCTGGACCACCTCTTTTTCAAGTCTGCCTATTACGACCTGTCTGGTGTGGGACGGCTCAAGATCAATCTGCGTCTGGGCATCGATACACCGGTCAACGTTCGGACGTTGCGCAAAGAGGATATTCTGCTGACCACCAAGACGCTGATCGAATTGCGCGACACCCAGGGCGTGGTGGATGACATCGACCACTTGGGCAACCGCAGGGTCAGGGCTGTCGGTGAACTGCTCGAGAATCAGTACCGCATCGGTCTGGTGCGCATGGAGCGGGCCATCAAGGAGCGCATGAGCCTCCAGGAGGTCGACGCCCTGATGCCCCATGACCTGGTGAATCCCAAACCGGTTTCGGCGGTCGTCAAGGAATTCTTTGGAACCAGCCAACTCAGTCAGTTCATGGACAAGACCAACCCCCTGTCCGAAACCACCCATAAGCGCCGCCTGAGCGCTTTGGGACCGGGCGGGCTGACACGCGAACGGGCCGGCTTCGAAGTGCGCGACGTACACCCGTCGCACTACGGGCGCATTTGCCCCATTGAGACGCCGGAAGGTCCCAACATCGGACTGATCGTCTCTCTGAGTACTTACGCCAAGGTTAACGATTTCGGTTTTATCGAGACGCCCTACCGGGTCGTCGAAGACGCCACGGTTTCCAAGGATGTCAAATTCCTCAGTGCCTTCGAGGAAAAGGATCACCCCATCGCCCAGGCCAATGCGCCTATCGATGAGAACAGCCAGTACATCAATCCGACGGTGACCTCCCGGGTCGCCGGCGAACTGATGATGGTCGAGCGGGAAAAGATCGAGCTGATGGATATTTCACCCAATCAGCTGGTGAGCGTTTCCGCCTCTCTGATTCCTTTTCTCGAGAACGACGACGCCAACCGCGCCCTGATGGGTTCCAACATGCAGCGCCAGGCCGTTCCGCTGATCAAGGCCGAGGCGCCGCTGGTGGGTACCGGCATCGAAGGGGTGGTGGCGCGCGATTCCGGCGTAACCATCGTGGCCAGCCGCGACGGCGAGGTGGTCGATGTGGACGCTTCACGGATCGTGCTGCGGCACGATACCTCCGAAGCTGATAACGACAAGCAGGTGACCATCTATAACCTGCACAAATTTGTTCGGTCGAATCAGAACACCTGCTTCAACCAGCGCCCAATGGTCAAAAAAGGCCAATTCGTAAAGGCCGGTGAGATTATCGCCGACGGGCCTGCTACCGAACAGGGAGAACTCGCCCTGGGTAAAAACGTCACTGTGGCTTTTATGCCCTGGGGCGGCTATAACTTCGAGGACTCGATCCTCGTCAGCGAGCGCCTGGTCAGAGACGGGGTCTATACCTCGGTGCACATCGAGGAATTTGAAGTGGTGGCCCGGGACACCAAGCTGGGCAAGGAAGAGGTCACCCGCGATATCCCCAATGTCGGCGAGGAGGCCTTGAAGAATCTGGATGACAGCGGCATTATCCGTTTGGGCGCCGAGGTGAAGCAGGGAGATATCCTGGTCGGTAAAATCACCCCCAAAGGAGAAACTCAGCTTTCTCCCGAGGAGAAGCTGCTCAGGGCGATATTCGGTGAGAAGGCCGGCGACGTCAAGGATACCTCGCTGCGGGTCCCACCAGGTGTCGAGGGCATCGTCATCGACGCCAAGATTTTCTCCCGCCGGGGTGTCGACAAGGACGAACGCACCCGGGCCATCGAATCCGCCGAAATGGCCGCCATGGAGAAAAACAAGAACGACGAGATCAAAATTATCGGCGAAAGTGTGCGTTCCCGGTTGGAGTCGCTCCTAGACGGTCAAAAGATCTCGGTGGCACTGAAAAAGGGCAAGAAGGTTCTTTTAGCCAAGAATGCCGCCATCCAACCTGGAAGCTTGGCCGAGATCCCCGTGGCCGATCTGGAAGGACTGCTTTTCGACGACGCCGTGCTTACCGAGAAAGTACACCAGGTGCTGGACGCCTATCGTGCCCGGGTGGCCCGTTGCCAGGAAGAGTTCGAAGCCCGCCTGGGACGTTTCGAGAGGGGCGACGAACTGCCCCCCGGCGTGATCAAAATGGTCAAGGTCTATGTGGCCATGAAGCGCAAGCTATCGGTGGGAGACAAAATGGCCGGACGCCATGGCAACAAGGGCGTTGTCTCCCGGATTCTGCCCATCGAAGATATGCCCTACTTTGCCAACGGCAATCCGGTCGACATGGTGCTCAATCCTCTAGGTGTGCCGTCTCGTATGAACGTCGGTCAGATTCTTGAAATTCACCTGGGCCTGGCGGCCAAGGGGCTGGGCGACCAGCTTAACGCCCTGATCGAAGAGAACAAGGCGCAGGATCTGCGCAGGAAGTTGGACGCGATTTTCGAAGGCGCCGCCGGCAATCTGAAAAAGATGAGCGACGAGGATGTCATGGATTTCGCCGCCTTCTACCGCGGTGGTGTTCACATGGCGACCCCCGTATTCGACGGTGCCAAAGAGGAAGAGATCAAGAAACTGCTGACCGAGGCGGGGTTAAGTTCCACCGGCCAGACAACGTTGTATGACGGCCATACAGGCGAGGCTTTCAAAGAGAAAATCACCGTCGGCACCATGTATATGCTCAAGCTTCACCACCTGGTCGACGACAAGATTCACGCCCGCTCCATCGGACCGTACTCGCTGGTAACCCAGCAGCCTTTGGGTGGTAAGGCCCAATTCGGCGGTCAACGGTTGGGCGAGATGGAAGTCTGGGCCATGGAAGCATACGGCGCCGCCCATGCCCTCCAGGAATTCCTCACGGTGAAATCCGACGATATGGCCGGCCGTACCCGTATGTACGAGAAAATCGTCAAGGGGCAGAACGTTCTGGAGCCGGGTATCCCCGAATCGTTCAAGGTGCTCACTAAAGAGCTTCAGAGCCTGGGGCTGGACGTGACCCTGCTGGAGGAGTAG
- the rpoC gene encoding DNA-directed RNA polymerase subunit beta', whose translation METLYDFFSKPTDPRRYTGVKVSLASSDQIRQWSHGEIKKPETINYRTFKPERDGLFCAKIFGPTKDYECNCGKYKRMKHRGVICEKCGVEVIQSKVRRERMGHIELATPVSHIWFLKSLPSKIGNLLDITLKNMEKVLYFDSYIVIDPKDTALNRGQLLSDEKYHEALETYGAGSFEAGIGAEAVKALLENIELDELYQELRKEIRATNSVAKRQKLSKRLKIVDAFMRSGLEPVWMIMDVIPVLPPDLRPLVPLEGGRFATSDLNDLYRRVINRNNRLKRLMDLKAPEIIVRNEKRMLQESVDVLFDNGRHGRVITGTNKRPLKSLSDTLKGKQGRFRQNLLGKRVDYSGRTVITVGPNLRLHQCGLPKKMALELFKPFVYYRLEQKGLVSTVKSAKKMVEREVPEVWDTLDEVVKEYPVMLNRAPTLHRLGIQAFEPTLIEGKAIQLHPLVCTAFNADFDGDQMAVHVPLSVESQIEARVLMLASNNILSPANGSPIIVPSQDIVLGLYYMTRGKEGCIGEGKIFANPEEVRVAYDDRAVDLHAHITVRIDGKRVETIVGRILLWEIMPKEEVVRLRHIMVNDEKAMTKISKAALDGEDFSGLVAQYSESRDKENGGEIGLLKKKEFVRAFGADANDVEALFQLSENEISAVIATGSGYHLFQVMERRPEIPFDTINKVMDKGALRGLVDYVYRNLGPKATVILADRLKDIGYKYSTKGGLSIAIDAMIIPEKKWDILKQADSQVSEIGRQYTEGLITQGEKYNKVVDIWAKATDDVANEMMDAMKVETLTDADGNPRLDESGRPLVAESFNPIYMMADSGARGSKDQMRQLAGMRGLMAKPSGEIIETPIQANFREGLSVLQYFTSTHGARKGLADTALKTANSGYLTRRLADVAQDCAVIEADCGTTMGVTVEPLLEGGEVIQRLSERILGRTTVNDVLDPFTDEVIVPAGKEINEKDAQKIEDAGVNTVLIRSVLTCRTKYGVCAKCYGRDLAHGRTVEMGQAVGILAAQSIGEPGTQLTMRTFHIGGTASRRVEQADIRARTAGKIKFVDLNVVKNADNELVVMNRRGGEFAIVGETGRERERCPVIYGAHIVVKEGQEVNPGDLLAVWDPFTTPILTETGGTVKFGDLIPGKTIQEKVDPVTGKSSRTVIESKTAEERPRISIKGEDGKTAKLSKGSGMARYMLPVDAVVMVEEGDPVKAGDIIAKLPRATTKTKDITGGLPRVAELFEVRKPKEVAVLSEIDGYVSIAKATKKGKQRVTITPVDVGEKKEYLIPRGKHINVYEGDYIRAGEPLIGGAANPQDILKIKGEVALAKYLVDEVQEVYRLQGVRINDKHIEVIVRQMMRRVKVVDIGDTDFILEEQVDKITFEEANEAIVAEGGKPAIAEPLILGITKASLSTDSFISAASFQETTKVLTDAAIAGAEDALRGLKENVIMGRIIPAGTGVTRYRDIAVTASEGE comes from the coding sequence ATGGAAACACTATATGATTTTTTCTCGAAACCGACCGATCCCAGACGTTATACCGGCGTCAAGGTCTCTCTGGCCTCATCGGATCAGATCCGACAATGGTCCCACGGCGAGATCAAGAAGCCGGAGACCATCAATTACCGGACATTCAAGCCGGAGCGTGACGGCCTTTTTTGTGCCAAGATTTTCGGGCCGACCAAAGACTACGAGTGCAATTGTGGTAAGTACAAACGCATGAAACACCGGGGCGTCATCTGCGAAAAGTGCGGCGTGGAAGTGATCCAGTCCAAAGTTCGCCGGGAGCGCATGGGCCACATCGAACTGGCCACGCCGGTATCCCATATCTGGTTTCTGAAAAGCCTGCCAAGCAAAATCGGCAACCTCCTCGATATCACCCTTAAGAATATGGAGAAGGTTCTTTATTTCGACTCCTACATCGTCATCGATCCCAAGGATACGGCCTTAAACCGCGGGCAATTGCTGTCCGACGAAAAATACCATGAGGCCCTGGAAACCTATGGCGCCGGAAGCTTTGAAGCCGGTATCGGCGCGGAAGCCGTCAAGGCTCTGCTGGAGAATATCGAACTGGACGAGCTTTACCAGGAATTGAGAAAGGAGATCCGGGCCACCAATTCCGTCGCCAAACGGCAAAAGCTTTCGAAACGGCTGAAAATCGTGGACGCCTTCATGCGCTCAGGTCTGGAGCCCGTTTGGATGATCATGGATGTCATCCCTGTGCTGCCACCAGACCTAAGGCCCCTGGTCCCCCTCGAAGGCGGACGCTTCGCGACTTCCGACCTCAACGATCTCTACCGGCGGGTTATCAATCGCAACAATCGGCTCAAGCGTCTCATGGACCTGAAGGCGCCAGAGATCATTGTGAGAAACGAAAAGCGCATGCTTCAGGAATCCGTGGACGTGCTTTTCGACAACGGGCGCCACGGCCGAGTGATTACCGGAACCAACAAGCGGCCTCTTAAATCGTTGAGCGACACCCTAAAGGGCAAACAGGGCCGTTTTCGTCAGAACCTTCTGGGAAAACGGGTGGATTACTCCGGCCGTACGGTTATTACCGTGGGGCCGAACCTGCGGCTCCATCAGTGCGGCCTGCCGAAAAAGATGGCTCTGGAGCTGTTCAAGCCTTTTGTTTACTACCGTTTGGAGCAGAAAGGGCTGGTTTCCACAGTCAAAAGCGCTAAAAAGATGGTCGAGCGAGAGGTCCCGGAGGTATGGGATACGCTCGATGAAGTCGTCAAGGAATACCCCGTGATGCTCAACCGGGCGCCGACCCTGCACCGGCTGGGCATCCAGGCCTTTGAGCCGACCCTGATCGAGGGTAAGGCCATCCAACTGCACCCGCTGGTATGTACGGCCTTCAATGCCGACTTTGACGGCGACCAGATGGCCGTGCATGTGCCACTGTCGGTCGAATCCCAGATCGAAGCCCGGGTGCTCATGCTGGCCAGCAACAACATCCTTTCTCCGGCCAACGGCAGCCCCATCATCGTGCCCAGTCAGGACATCGTACTGGGGCTTTATTACATGACCCGGGGAAAAGAGGGCTGCATCGGCGAGGGCAAGATATTCGCCAACCCGGAAGAGGTCCGTGTGGCCTATGACGACCGGGCGGTTGACCTGCACGCTCACATCACGGTTCGTATCGATGGCAAGCGGGTGGAAACCATTGTCGGCCGAATTCTGCTTTGGGAGATCATGCCCAAGGAGGAAGTGGTCCGGCTGAGGCACATCATGGTCAACGATGAGAAGGCCATGACTAAGATTTCCAAAGCGGCACTGGATGGCGAAGACTTTTCGGGCCTCGTGGCACAATATTCGGAAAGTCGGGATAAAGAGAACGGAGGCGAGATCGGGCTGCTGAAAAAAAAGGAGTTTGTCCGGGCGTTCGGCGCGGACGCCAACGATGTCGAGGCCTTGTTTCAGCTCTCCGAAAACGAAATTTCCGCGGTTATCGCTACCGGATCGGGATACCATCTGTTTCAGGTGATGGAGCGCCGGCCCGAGATTCCTTTTGACACCATCAACAAGGTAATGGACAAGGGCGCACTTCGCGGTCTGGTCGATTATGTCTACCGCAACCTCGGCCCGAAAGCCACGGTCATTTTGGCCGACCGGCTCAAGGACATCGGGTACAAATATTCCACCAAGGGCGGACTTTCTATTGCTATCGACGCCATGATCATCCCCGAAAAGAAATGGGATATTCTCAAGCAGGCGGATTCCCAGGTCAGCGAAATTGGCCGTCAATACACCGAAGGTCTCATCACCCAAGGTGAGAAATATAACAAGGTGGTGGACATCTGGGCTAAGGCCACCGATGACGTGGCCAACGAGATGATGGACGCCATGAAGGTTGAGACGTTGACCGATGCGGACGGCAATCCCCGGCTGGATGAATCCGGGCGCCCGTTGGTGGCGGAAAGTTTCAACCCTATCTATATGATGGCAGATTCCGGCGCCCGAGGCAGCAAGGACCAGATGCGGCAGCTGGCCGGAATGCGCGGTCTGATGGCCAAGCCCTCCGGTGAGATTATCGAAACGCCCATTCAGGCTAATTTCCGGGAGGGGCTTTCCGTGCTCCAGTACTTCACCTCCACCCACGGTGCCCGAAAGGGCCTTGCAGATACCGCGCTGAAGACCGCCAACTCCGGATACCTGACCCGACGCTTGGCCGACGTGGCCCAGGATTGTGCCGTGATCGAGGCGGACTGCGGTACGACCATGGGCGTTACCGTCGAACCGCTGCTCGAAGGCGGAGAAGTGATTCAACGCCTCAGCGAACGCATCCTGGGGAGGACTACGGTCAATGATGTACTGGATCCATTTACCGATGAAGTTATCGTTCCGGCGGGCAAGGAGATCAACGAAAAAGATGCCCAGAAAATCGAGGATGCCGGCGTGAACACAGTTCTGATCCGCAGTGTGCTGACCTGCCGCACCAAATACGGTGTTTGCGCCAAATGCTACGGACGGGACCTGGCCCACGGTCGCACAGTTGAAATGGGACAGGCCGTGGGGATTCTGGCCGCCCAGTCCATCGGGGAGCCGGGAACACAGCTGACCATGCGGACGTTCCACATCGGCGGTACCGCCAGCCGACGGGTCGAGCAGGCCGATATCCGGGCCCGCACGGCAGGAAAGATCAAGTTCGTCGACCTCAATGTGGTCAAAAATGCGGACAACGAACTGGTGGTCATGAACCGCCGGGGCGGTGAATTTGCCATCGTTGGCGAAACCGGACGTGAGCGTGAGCGCTGTCCGGTCATCTACGGCGCCCATATCGTGGTTAAAGAGGGTCAGGAGGTGAATCCCGGTGACCTTTTGGCCGTTTGGGACCCATTCACCACGCCGATCCTTACTGAAACCGGTGGTACCGTTAAATTCGGCGACCTGATTCCGGGCAAGACCATCCAGGAAAAAGTGGACCCGGTGACCGGTAAATCCAGCCGCACGGTGATCGAATCCAAGACCGCCGAAGAGCGGCCGCGGATCTCCATCAAAGGAGAAGACGGAAAAACCGCCAAACTGAGCAAGGGTTCGGGGATGGCGCGCTACATGCTGCCGGTGGATGCTGTCGTCATGGTGGAAGAGGGTGATCCGGTAAAAGCCGGTGACATTATCGCCAAACTTCCCCGGGCCACCACCAAAACCAAAGACATCACCGGCGGTCTTCCGCGGGTCGCCGAGCTTTTCGAGGTTCGCAAGCCGAAAGAGGTGGCGGTGCTCAGCGAGATCGACGGGTATGTTTCCATTGCCAAGGCCACGAAAAAAGGCAAGCAGCGGGTCACCATCACCCCGGTGGATGTCGGTGAGAAGAAAGAATACCTGATTCCCAGGGGCAAACATATCAACGTTTACGAAGGCGATTACATTCGGGCAGGGGAACCGCTCATCGGCGGCGCCGCCAACCCCCAGGACATTCTCAAGATCAAGGGCGAGGTGGCCCTGGCCAAGTACCTGGTGGATGAGGTTCAGGAGGTCTACCGGCTCCAGGGTGTGCGCATCAATGACAAGCATATCGAAGTGATCGTGCGGCAGATGATGCGGCGGGTCAAGGTTGTGGATATCGGCGATACGGATTTTATCCTGGAGGAGCAGGTGGATAAAATCACCTTTGAAGAGGCCAACGAGGCCATCGTCGCCGAGGGTGGCAAGCCGGCCATCGCCGAACCGCTGATCCTCGGAATTACCAAAGCGTCTCTCAGTACGGACAGTTTTATTTCGGCGGCCTCCTTCCAGGAAACCACCAAAGTGCTGACCGATGCCGCCATTGCCGGTGCCGAGGACGCGCTGCGGGGCCTGAAGGAAAACGTCATCATGGGCCGGATCATTCCGGCGGGAACGGGCGTTACCCGGTACCGCGATATCGCCGTAACGGCCAGTGAAGGTGAATGA
- the rplL gene encoding 50S ribosomal protein L7/L12, translating into MAELTKEDVIEFIANMSVLELSEMVKEMEDKFGVSAAAPVAMMAAGPAGDAGGAAADEEKNEFDIILTAAGDKKIAVIKEVRAITGLGLKEAKALVDEAPKPVKEGVPKEEAEKIKAQLEEAGAQVELK; encoded by the coding sequence ATGGCTGAACTCACTAAAGAAGATGTAATTGAATTTATAGCGAATATGTCCGTTCTGGAACTCTCCGAGATGGTCAAGGAGATGGAAGACAAGTTCGGCGTTTCCGCCGCCGCACCGGTTGCCATGATGGCTGCCGGACCTGCCGGAGATGCTGGTGGCGCTGCAGCGGACGAAGAAAAGAACGAGTTCGACATCATTCTTACGGCTGCCGGAGATAAGAAAATTGCCGTGATCAAAGAAGTGCGTGCCATCACCGGCCTGGGGCTGAAGGAAGCCAAGGCCCTGGTCGACGAAGCGCCCAAACCGGTTAAGGAAGGCGTTCCCAAGGAAGAGGCTGAAAAAATCAAGGCCCAACTCGAAGAGGCCGGCGCGCAGGTGGAGTTGAAGTAA
- the rpsL gene encoding 30S ribosomal protein S12: protein MPTINQLVRKGRKRVEKKTNTPALKSAPQKRGVCTRVYTSTPKKPNSALRKVARVRLTTGVEVTAYIPGIGHNLQEHSVVLVRGGRVKDLPGVRYHIVRGTLDTLGVDGRRQGRSKYGAKRPK, encoded by the coding sequence ATGCCAACAATCAACCAGCTCGTGCGTAAGGGCCGGAAACGTGTCGAAAAAAAGACCAATACACCGGCGTTGAAATCGGCTCCCCAGAAGCGGGGGGTTTGCACCCGGGTGTATACCTCAACACCCAAAAAGCCGAACTCGGCGTTGCGCAAAGTTGCCAGGGTTCGTCTGACCACCGGTGTGGAGGTGACGGCCTACATCCCGGGGATCGGTCACAATCTGCAGGAGCACTCCGTCGTGCTGGTCCGTGGCGGCCGTGTCAAAGATTTGCCGGGCGTTCGTTATCACATCGTTCGTGGAACCCTGGATACCCTGGGCGTGGACGGCAGGCGTCAGGGTCGCTCCAAATACGGTGCCAAGCGGCCCAAGTAA
- the rplA gene encoding 50S ribosomal protein L1 produces the protein MPKHGKKYRESSSKIESTRRYDFTEAIDAAISSSYAKFDETVDVAVRLGVDPRHADQMVRGTVVLPNGLGKEVKVLVFAKGEKETEAREAGAEFVGNEDLVEKIKEGWFGFDKAIATPDMMGTVGKIGRLLGPRGLMPNAKTGTVTFDVAKTVQELKAGKIEFRVEKAGIVHAPMGKVSFGTQRLIENITAFIETILKLKPSSSKGTYLKGIAVSTTMGPGIKIDTALVKDLVK, from the coding sequence ATGCCGAAGCATGGTAAAAAATACAGGGAATCATCCAGTAAGATCGAGTCAACCCGGCGTTACGATTTCACCGAAGCGATCGATGCTGCCATCTCTTCATCCTATGCCAAGTTTGACGAGACCGTAGACGTGGCTGTGCGTCTCGGGGTAGACCCCAGACATGCGGACCAGATGGTGCGCGGAACCGTGGTTTTGCCCAACGGCCTTGGAAAAGAGGTCAAGGTTCTCGTTTTTGCCAAGGGTGAAAAGGAAACCGAGGCCAGGGAGGCCGGCGCCGAATTTGTCGGCAACGAAGACCTGGTCGAAAAAATCAAAGAGGGCTGGTTCGGTTTTGACAAAGCCATTGCGACCCCGGACATGATGGGCACTGTGGGCAAGATCGGTCGGCTTCTCGGCCCCCGGGGCCTGATGCCCAATGCCAAGACCGGGACGGTGACCTTCGATGTGGCCAAAACGGTTCAGGAACTCAAAGCGGGTAAAATCGAATTTCGGGTGGAAAAGGCGGGCATTGTGCACGCCCCGATGGGAAAAGTCTCCTTTGGTACGCAGCGACTCATAGAGAATATCACCGCATTTATTGAAACGATTTTGAAGTTGAAACCGTCTTCCAGCAAAGGAACCTACCTGAAAGGGATTGCTGTGTCCACCACCATGGGACCCGGCATCAAAATCGATACCGCACTGGTCAAGGATTTGGTGAAATAG
- the rplJ gene encoding 50S ribosomal protein L10, translating to MDIHKKKQITEDLQGRFEKSTIVILTDYKGLDVAAMNDLRRKLRGANTEYQVVKNSLLVRASEGNDVALIKDRFKGPSAVALSNDDPVAPAKVLSDFIKENKKFEIKVGVLNGKIIDPDGIKALSSLPSREVLLAQVLSTMNAVPSSLVRALADVPRRFVNVLQAIKEQKEAEA from the coding sequence TTGGATATTCACAAGAAAAAGCAGATCACCGAAGACCTTCAGGGGCGTTTTGAAAAGTCAACCATAGTCATCCTGACAGATTATAAGGGACTTGACGTGGCGGCGATGAACGACCTGAGGCGCAAACTCAGGGGCGCCAACACCGAATATCAGGTGGTGAAAAATTCGCTTCTCGTCCGCGCTTCGGAAGGCAACGATGTTGCCTTGATCAAAGATCGATTCAAAGGACCTAGCGCCGTCGCCCTTAGCAATGACGACCCGGTCGCGCCGGCAAAAGTGCTCTCCGATTTCATCAAGGAAAACAAAAAATTCGAAATCAAGGTGGGCGTTCTTAACGGCAAGATTATCGATCCCGACGGAATCAAGGCACTTTCATCCCTGCCGTCCAGAGAAGTTTTACTGGCACAGGTGCTTTCTACAATGAATGCCGTTCCGTCCTCGTTGGTCAGGGCTCTGGCTGACGTTCCGCGGCGGTTCGTCAATGTGCTCCAGGCCATCAAGGAGCAGAAGGAAGCCGAGGCCTGA